The following coding sequences are from one Devosia yakushimensis window:
- a CDS encoding ABC transporter substrate-binding protein, whose amino-acid sequence MTGFARLALAGLMATTSIIALPQLAAAQDGQPGGTLRILGTADIDHFDPTSAALVTSNNFLRAVTRQLISYAASTDEAARITPEGDLATEVPQPSNDGLTYTFKLRQGAQWNAPSGARQITSADFERGIKRMCNPLLGSAALTYYQDLIVGLADFCSGFSKVEPTVEAMKAYIEGNDITGIETPDDETIVINLTQKAGDFIYMLSLPTSAPAPVEVLDYLPDGPDYRSNFIASGPYTPGDYTPDSSLQLVRNPAWTAESDPLRKAYVDDIQITFGLQPDAVLQQLQSGDGDMTYDITIPPAILQLLTATGDEKLMTVSSGATAFLFINTVSENNNGALRDLKVRQALNYAIDKAAIVQQSGGPTVGQPVNGIFGPGVLGYHDFNLYPSPDAKGDPAKAKELLAEAGYPDGITLKMPFRNQNNEPAIAQTIQASMAAAGITLELTPVAPADYYSKFMTNPVNTKEGTWDIAPVGWTPDWAGGSARSVFQPQFSFNGTHQTYNYTDYNNPKANELAQQAINATTPEEVGKLWSEVDELVMADAPVVPYLANKVVLYRSAAVQNFQPYALGVQGDWTNVWIQR is encoded by the coding sequence ATGACCGGATTTGCACGATTGGCCCTGGCGGGCCTCATGGCCACGACCAGCATCATCGCCTTGCCACAGCTCGCCGCGGCCCAGGATGGCCAGCCCGGCGGCACGCTGCGCATTCTGGGTACCGCCGATATCGACCATTTCGATCCGACGTCCGCAGCGCTGGTCACCAGCAATAATTTCCTGCGCGCGGTGACCCGGCAGCTGATCAGCTATGCCGCTTCGACCGATGAGGCCGCCCGCATCACGCCCGAGGGCGACCTTGCCACCGAAGTGCCCCAGCCCAGCAATGACGGGTTGACCTATACGTTCAAGCTGCGCCAGGGCGCGCAGTGGAATGCCCCCTCGGGCGCGCGCCAAATCACCTCGGCCGATTTCGAGCGCGGTATCAAGCGCATGTGCAATCCGCTGCTGGGTTCGGCCGCGCTGACCTATTACCAGGACCTGATCGTGGGCCTGGCCGATTTCTGCTCGGGTTTCTCCAAGGTCGAGCCGACTGTCGAGGCGATGAAGGCTTATATCGAAGGCAATGACATTACCGGCATCGAGACGCCGGATGACGAAACCATCGTCATCAACCTCACCCAGAAGGCTGGCGACTTCATCTATATGCTGAGCCTGCCCACCTCCGCGCCGGCTCCGGTCGAAGTGCTCGACTACCTGCCCGATGGCCCCGATTATCGCAGCAATTTCATCGCCAGCGGTCCCTATACCCCCGGCGACTACACGCCCGATAGCAGCCTGCAACTGGTCCGCAACCCGGCCTGGACCGCTGAGAGCGATCCACTGCGCAAGGCCTATGTCGATGACATCCAGATCACGTTCGGCCTGCAGCCAGATGCCGTTCTGCAGCAATTGCAGTCCGGCGATGGCGACATGACCTATGACATCACTATCCCGCCGGCCATCCTGCAATTGCTGACAGCCACGGGCGATGAAAAACTGATGACGGTCTCGTCGGGCGCCACGGCATTCCTCTTCATCAACACGGTGTCGGAAAACAACAATGGCGCCCTGCGCGACCTCAAGGTGCGCCAGGCGCTGAACTACGCCATCGACAAGGCCGCCATCGTGCAGCAATCGGGCGGCCCAACGGTCGGCCAGCCGGTCAACGGCATTTTCGGACCGGGCGTGCTGGGCTATCACGATTTCAATCTCTATCCCTCGCCCGACGCCAAGGGTGATCCGGCCAAGGCCAAGGAATTGCTGGCCGAAGCGGGCTATCCTGATGGCATCACGCTCAAAATGCCGTTCCGCAACCAGAATAACGAGCCGGCCATCGCCCAGACCATCCAGGCCAGCATGGCAGCCGCCGGCATCACGCTGGAGCTGACCCCGGTGGCCCCGGCGGACTATTATTCCAAGTTCATGACCAACCCGGTCAACACCAAGGAAGGCACCTGGGATATCGCTCCGGTGGGCTGGACGCCCGACTGGGCCGGCGGCTCGGCCCGCTCGGTATTCCAGCCGCAATTCAGCTTCAACGGCACGCACCAGACCTATAATTACACCGACTACAACAATCCCAAGGCCAATGAACTGGCCCAGCAGGCCATCAATGCCACGACGCCCGAGGAAGTGGGCAAGCTGTGGTCTGAGGTTGACGAGCTGGTCATGGCTGACGCGCCGGTCGTGCCGTATCTGGCCAACAAGGTCGTGCTTTACCGCAGCGCCGCCGTGCAGAACTTCCAGCCCTATGCGCTGGGTGTGCAGGGTGATTGGACCAATGTCTGGATCCAGCGCTAG
- a CDS encoding dipeptide ABC transporter ATP-binding protein: MLEARNLTVSIPTEDGTIHAVQNVSFAIEAGELFGIAGESGSGKSVMMQAILGLLPYADITGEVLFEGRDLLRENPRGLRKLRGSRIGMIFQDPLSSLHPYYTIGSQITEAIHAHEKVSKPAARARAIEMLAKVGIANADERFHAYPHQFSGGMRQRVMIAMALVLNPALIIADEPTTALDVTVQAQIVALLDTMRKELGTTVIMITHDLGLLSSVADRVMVMYAGNRMEYGASDAVFTTPAHPYTAGLLRSSPANYAAGEELIAIPGRPPSLLHMPEGCAFAPRCSAVMDKCHTRRPPLRRYSDKVEALCWLEDTAPAPAQRAISTDRRADTQTAPVVLRIEDVALSFATGGLFDKKGRFEVLKGINLEVRRGETLGLVGESGCGKSTLARVIAGLIPATSGRVLLGDADMAHLDAAGWRETRKAVQLVFQDPFGSLNPRRRVGAIIGDPFRIHHVASGAGRKARVQELMERVGLNPEHYNRFPSEFSGGQRQRIGIARALALNPGLIIFDEPVSALDVSIQAQVLNLMSKLQRELGLTYLFISHDLAVVRQICNRIAVMNKGRIVELADAEAIYANPQDEYTRTLLAASVTPPPQHAARGRDLVRTIDWVAA, from the coding sequence GTGCTTGAAGCCCGCAATCTGACTGTTTCCATTCCCACCGAAGACGGCACGATCCATGCCGTTCAGAATGTCTCATTCGCCATCGAGGCCGGGGAATTGTTCGGCATTGCCGGGGAATCGGGCTCGGGCAAATCGGTCATGATGCAGGCCATTCTGGGGCTGCTGCCCTATGCCGATATTACCGGTGAAGTGCTGTTCGAAGGCCGCGACCTGCTGCGCGAAAACCCCAGAGGCCTGCGCAAATTGCGCGGCTCGCGCATCGGCATGATCTTCCAGGACCCGCTGTCGAGCCTGCATCCCTATTACACCATCGGCAGCCAGATCACCGAGGCGATCCACGCCCATGAAAAGGTGAGCAAACCGGCGGCGCGGGCCCGCGCCATCGAGATGCTGGCCAAGGTGGGCATAGCCAATGCGGACGAGCGGTTTCATGCCTATCCGCACCAGTTTTCCGGCGGCATGCGCCAGCGCGTGATGATCGCCATGGCCCTGGTGCTGAACCCAGCTTTGATCATTGCCGACGAACCCACAACGGCGCTCGACGTGACGGTGCAGGCGCAGATCGTTGCGCTGCTCGACACCATGCGCAAGGAATTGGGCACGACCGTCATCATGATCACCCATGATCTGGGGCTGCTGTCCTCCGTCGCCGACCGGGTGATGGTGATGTATGCCGGCAATCGCATGGAATATGGCGCCAGCGACGCCGTCTTCACCACGCCCGCTCACCCCTATACGGCGGGCCTGCTCCGCTCCTCCCCGGCCAATTATGCGGCGGGGGAAGAGCTGATCGCCATTCCAGGCCGCCCGCCCAGCCTGTTGCACATGCCCGAGGGCTGCGCCTTTGCGCCGCGTTGCAGCGCCGTGATGGACAAGTGCCACACGCGGCGCCCGCCGCTGCGCCGCTATAGCGACAAGGTCGAAGCCCTGTGCTGGCTGGAAGACACCGCCCCAGCCCCCGCGCAGCGGGCCATATCCACCGACCGCCGAGCCGACACGCAGACTGCGCCTGTCGTGCTCAGAATCGAGGATGTCGCACTGAGCTTTGCCACCGGCGGCCTCTTTGACAAGAAGGGTCGGTTCGAGGTGCTCAAGGGCATTAATCTGGAAGTCCGGCGCGGCGAAACGCTGGGGCTAGTGGGTGAGAGCGGTTGTGGCAAATCCACCCTCGCCCGGGTCATTGCCGGCCTTATCCCGGCTACCAGTGGCCGTGTGTTGTTGGGCGATGCCGATATGGCCCATCTCGATGCCGCCGGCTGGCGCGAGACGCGCAAGGCCGTGCAATTAGTGTTTCAGGACCCGTTCGGCTCGCTCAATCCGCGCCGCCGCGTCGGCGCGATTATCGGGGACCCCTTCCGCATCCACCACGTCGCCTCCGGCGCCGGCCGCAAGGCCCGCGTGCAGGAACTGATGGAGCGGGTGGGGCTCAATCCCGAGCACTATAACCGCTTCCCGTCCGAATTCTCCGGCGGGCAGCGCCAGCGCATCGGCATTGCCCGCGCCCTGGCGCTCAATCCGGGCCTCATCATCTTTGACGAACCGGTCTCGGCGCTCGATGTGTCCATCCAGGCGCAGGTGCTCAATCTGATGTCCAAGCTGCAGCGCGAACTGGGCCTTACCTATCTGTTCATTTCGCACGATCTGGCCGTCGTCCGGCAAATCTGCAACCGCATCGCGGTGATGAACAAGGGCCGCATTGTCGAACTGGCCGATGCCGAGGCGATCTATGCCAATCCGCAGGATGAGTATACGCGAACCCTGCTTGCCGCCTCGGTTACCCCACCGCCGCAGCACGCCGCGCGCGGCCGCGATCTGGTCCGGACCATAGATTGGGTCGCCGCATGA
- a CDS encoding aminopeptidase P family protein, with protein MPNAPSRTESVLRQLREKLAAAGLYGLVVPRFDPYQGEVVAPHDERLAFLTGFSGSAGIAAVTADHAVLFVDGRYQVQVRSEVDTSRFEIAHFFDFPIEAWLEQKLPPGQRIGINPMLVPSALYGKLETAMSRTGGELVLLETDLIDAIWPDQPPPPLSPIRAFPLRWAGEDSVSKRGRIGAAVERSGADFLVETQPDNIAWLLNIRGGDIAHTPIAHSTAIVGRDGRVDWFVDERKLPNDRSDIEAEGLVMQPADGLIAAVRERAAGKAVLVDPGFAPVAVRLAVEAGGGKPLLQFSPVTLAKAIKNAVELAGFRQAHLQDGVAWTEFLAWLDAEVPARLASGNPITELEAQAQLLDFRRAGMDFVEDSFGAISASGSNAAMCHYSSKPETNAPLTGELPYLIDSGGQYWGGTTDATRTMSFGPANAAVRQTYTAVLKGFVALMTAQFPPTAQGHHLDALARRPLWDIGLDYDHGTGHGVGHFLSVHEHPHRFGKAVNAFGFEPGVVMTIEPGYYREGAFGLRVENQVEVVAGAAGFLRFETLTLVPIDLRLADISTLTAAEIAFLDDYHVRVRKALTGRLSPRAAAFLERSTAPIATNPAKAIR; from the coding sequence ATGCCGAACGCGCCGAGTCGAACCGAGAGCGTCCTGCGCCAGCTGCGGGAAAAGCTGGCCGCAGCCGGTCTTTATGGCCTCGTCGTACCTCGGTTCGACCCCTATCAGGGCGAGGTCGTGGCGCCCCATGATGAGCGGCTGGCCTTTCTCACCGGCTTTAGCGGTTCGGCGGGGATTGCGGCGGTTACCGCCGATCACGCCGTGCTGTTCGTCGATGGCCGCTATCAGGTGCAGGTGCGCAGCGAGGTCGATACCAGCCGGTTCGAGATCGCCCATTTCTTCGATTTTCCCATCGAGGCCTGGCTCGAACAAAAGCTGCCGCCTGGGCAGCGCATCGGCATCAATCCTATGCTGGTGCCGAGCGCGCTTTATGGAAAGCTCGAAACGGCGATGAGCCGCACCGGCGGGGAACTGGTCCTGCTGGAAACCGATCTCATCGACGCCATCTGGCCCGATCAACCGCCGCCGCCACTATCCCCGATCCGGGCCTTTCCGCTGCGCTGGGCGGGCGAGGACAGCGTCAGCAAGCGCGGCCGTATCGGGGCGGCGGTCGAACGATCCGGCGCCGATTTCCTGGTCGAAACCCAGCCCGACAATATCGCCTGGCTGCTCAATATCCGGGGCGGCGATATCGCCCATACGCCCATTGCGCATTCGACCGCCATTGTCGGCCGCGATGGGCGGGTGGATTGGTTCGTGGACGAGCGCAAACTGCCCAATGACCGCAGCGACATCGAGGCCGAGGGCCTCGTCATGCAGCCCGCCGATGGGTTGATCGCGGCGGTGCGCGAACGGGCGGCGGGCAAAGCCGTACTGGTCGATCCGGGCTTTGCTCCGGTGGCGGTGCGGCTGGCCGTCGAGGCCGGCGGCGGCAAGCCGCTGCTGCAATTCAGCCCGGTGACCTTGGCCAAGGCCATCAAGAACGCTGTGGAGCTGGCGGGCTTCCGGCAGGCGCATCTCCAGGATGGCGTGGCCTGGACGGAGTTTCTGGCCTGGCTCGATGCCGAAGTGCCCGCCCGGCTCGCATCGGGCAATCCCATCACCGAGCTTGAGGCGCAGGCGCAATTGCTTGACTTCCGCCGCGCCGGCATGGATTTCGTCGAGGACAGTTTCGGCGCGATTTCGGCTTCCGGCAGCAATGCGGCCATGTGCCATTATTCGTCCAAGCCCGAAACCAATGCCCCGCTGACGGGCGAATTGCCCTATCTCATCGATTCGGGCGGCCAATATTGGGGCGGCACGACCGACGCGACGCGCACCATGAGTTTCGGCCCCGCCAATGCCGCCGTGCGACAAACCTATACCGCGGTGCTCAAGGGCTTTGTGGCGCTGATGACGGCACAATTCCCACCCACCGCCCAGGGCCATCATCTCGATGCCCTGGCCCGCCGCCCGCTCTGGGATATTGGCCTCGATTACGACCATGGTACCGGGCATGGCGTCGGCCATTTCCTCTCGGTACACGAGCATCCCCACCGCTTCGGCAAGGCCGTCAATGCATTTGGCTTCGAGCCGGGCGTGGTGATGACCATCGAGCCCGGCTATTACCGCGAAGGCGCCTTCGGATTACGCGTCGAAAACCAGGTCGAAGTGGTGGCCGGGGCCGCCGGTTTCCTGCGCTTTGAAACGCTCACCCTGGTGCCGATCGATCTGCGCCTGGCCGATATCTCGACGTTGACCGCGGCCGAAATCGCCTTCCTCGACGACTATCACGTCAGGGTGCGCAAAGCCCTGACCGGCCGCCTGTCGCCACGCGCCGCAGCCTTCCTCGAACGCAGCACTGCCCCGATTGCCACCAATCCCGCGAAAGCAATCCGATGA
- a CDS encoding ABC transporter permease, with the protein MSIPASSAPAVVQRGSFSLTLRRLLRDKASLAAMVFIIVLVLFAAAAPLIEAWAGHSPIQQFRDTGLSTMGLPVAPNAEFVLGTDQLGRDVLVRLAYGARVSLLVGVLASLAASLIGVTVGVLAGFFGGWIDMVLSRAMDLVMSVPFLLCALALVSVFGPSLSLSIGVIVFFSWTTMGRVVRSQVMSLRAREFVQASRSLGAGPLSIMVIDILPNLSVPIIVYTTMMIPSAIVFEATLSFLGLGIVPPAPSWGGMLADAAANSIYLVAWWLVLIPGLALLLTTLSFNILGDGLRDALDPKSRPVIRRSLLRWGKRP; encoded by the coding sequence ATGAGCATTCCGGCAAGTTCCGCCCCCGCCGTGGTCCAGCGCGGCTCCTTCTCGCTCACCCTGCGGCGGTTGCTGCGCGACAAGGCCAGCCTTGCCGCCATGGTGTTCATCATTGTGCTGGTGCTGTTTGCCGCTGCCGCGCCGCTGATCGAGGCCTGGGCCGGCCATTCCCCGATCCAGCAATTCCGCGATACGGGCCTCTCCACCATGGGCCTGCCTGTGGCGCCCAATGCCGAATTCGTACTGGGCACCGACCAGTTGGGCCGCGATGTCCTTGTTCGCCTTGCCTATGGCGCTCGGGTGTCGCTGCTGGTGGGGGTGCTGGCCTCGCTGGCGGCCTCGCTGATCGGGGTTACGGTCGGCGTGCTGGCCGGCTTTTTCGGCGGCTGGATCGATATGGTGCTGAGCCGCGCCATGGATCTGGTGATGAGCGTGCCCTTCCTGCTCTGCGCCCTGGCGCTGGTTTCGGTGTTTGGACCCAGCCTGTCGCTGAGCATCGGGGTGATCGTATTTTTCAGCTGGACCACGATGGGCCGCGTGGTGCGCAGCCAGGTCATGTCGCTGCGCGCCCGCGAATTCGTCCAGGCCAGCCGCTCCCTCGGCGCCGGCCCACTCTCCATCATGGTGATCGATATCCTGCCCAATCTGAGCGTGCCCATCATCGTCTACACCACCATGATGATCCCCAGCGCCATCGTCTTTGAAGCCACCCTCTCCTTCCTGGGTCTGGGCATTGTGCCGCCCGCGCCCAGTTGGGGCGGCATGCTGGCCGATGCCGCCGCCAATTCGATTTATCTGGTGGCCTGGTGGCTGGTGCTTATTCCCGGTCTGGCGCTGCTGCTGACCACGCTGTCGTTCAATATTCTGGGCGATGGGCTGCGCGATGCGCTTGATCCCAAATCCCGGCCCGTGATCAGGCGCAGCCTGCTGCGGTGGGGGAAAAGGCCATGA